A region of Panicum virgatum strain AP13 chromosome 8N, P.virgatum_v5, whole genome shotgun sequence DNA encodes the following proteins:
- the LOC120684721 gene encoding aspartic proteinase Asp1-like: MAAVWAPVVGHLLLLALLPSTSSSHMVFDLSGNVYPTGEFHVTMHIGDPAKPYFLHVDTGSNLTSLECKVGSKDVGQPKKPHETVCDYEIHYLDGSWSQGVLIHDKFTFPSGSTKPDIAFGCGYKQVGSHETVTGADGMLGLGRGSIDLVSQLKRNKIITKNVFAHCLSSKGGSYLSIGDENLLSSPGSWVPMAPRTDRNHNHYSPGPATLHLDTKSIGTKPMEVIFDSGSTYTHLPEDLQAQLVAALKASLSRSLKEVRDPSQLHPCWKGPGGFKSSDDLKKEFKSVMSLKFHNGATMIIPPEKYLIVAGHGNACFGMLGRKDIRDMCIIGDITMQDQLVIYDNEHGLLGWRPSQCDKKPKSKSAIFSRI; this comes from the exons ATGGCTGCCGTGTGGGCACCCGTCGTCGGCCACCTGCTCCTGCTTGCACTCCTGCCGtcgacctcctcctcccacATGGTGTTCGACCTCAGCGGCAATGTCTACCCCACTGG CGAGTTCCACGTCACCATGCACATCGGAGACCCGGCGAAGCCGTACTTCCTGCACGTTGACACTGGCAGCAACCTCACTTCGCTAGAGTGCAAAGTGGGCAGCAAG GACGTCGGCCAACCCAAGAAGCCCCATGAAACTGTGTGCGACTACGAAATACATTACCTAGATGGATCATGGTCTCAAGGTGTGCTCATCCACGACAAGTTCACTTTCCCTTCAGGCAGCACCAAACCCGACATCGCCTTCGG CTGTGGGTATAAACAGGTTGGTAGCCACGAGACAGTAACGGGGGCTGATGGCATGCTTGGGCTTGGGAGGGGTTCTATAGATCTGGTCTCACAACTGAAGCGcaacaagatcatcacaaaGAATGTGTTTGCTCATTGCCTCAGCTCAAAAGGAGGGAGCTACCTCTCCATTGGGGATGAGAATCTTCTCTCCTCACCTGGAAGCTGGGTTCCCATGGCTCCAAGAACAGATAG GAATCATAATCACTACTCACCAGGCCCAGCAACCCTCCACTTGGATACAAAGTCGATCGGCACAAAGCCAATGGAGGTGATCTTTGACAGTGGCAGCACATACACCCACTTGCCTGAGGATCTACAGGCTCAACTTGTTGCTGCG CTGAAAGCATCTCTCAGCAGATCACTCAAAGAAGTGCGTGATCCTTCACAGCTACACCCATGCTGGAAGGGGCCTGGGGGATTCAAATCATCGGACGACCTCAAGAAGGAATTCAAGTCAGTGATGTCTCTGAAGTTCCACAATGGCGCCACCATGATCATCCCTCCTGAAAAATACCTCATTGTCGCT GGACATGGGAATGCATGCTTTGGTATGCTTGGGAGGAAAGACATCCGCGACATGTGCATAATTGGAG aCATCACAATGCAGGATCAGCTTGTGATCTATGACAACGAGCATGGACTTCTCGGGTGGCGGCCGTCGCAGTGTGATAAGAAGCCCAAGTCCAAATCCGCTATCTTTTCGCGCATCTGA